A region of Moorena producens PAL-8-15-08-1 DNA encodes the following proteins:
- the recR gene encoding recombination mediator RecR: MVYTRPLARLIEELQRLPGVGPKTAQRLALHILKRPTPEVKALAQALVEAKQQVGFCRVCFHLSAEPVCQICRNSNRDQKTICVVADSRDVIAIEKTREYRGQYHVLGGVISPMDGIGPEQLHIQQLVQRVSQKTIQEVILAINPSVEGETTTLYIGQLIRPFTKVTRIAFGLPMGGDLEYADEVTLARALEGRRELE; this comes from the coding sequence ATGGTTTACACACGCCCCCTCGCTCGCTTAATTGAAGAGCTACAACGCCTGCCTGGAGTTGGTCCAAAGACTGCTCAACGACTAGCCCTTCATATCCTCAAGCGTCCAACACCGGAAGTCAAAGCCCTAGCGCAAGCGTTGGTGGAAGCCAAACAACAAGTTGGTTTTTGTAGAGTATGCTTTCACTTGTCTGCTGAACCGGTCTGCCAAATTTGCCGCAATTCCAACCGGGACCAGAAGACTATCTGTGTAGTTGCCGACTCAAGGGATGTGATTGCCATCGAAAAAACCCGCGAGTACCGAGGCCAATACCACGTTCTCGGAGGAGTGATCTCCCCTATGGATGGCATTGGTCCAGAACAACTCCATATCCAGCAACTTGTACAACGAGTCAGCCAGAAAACGATTCAAGAAGTCATTTTAGCCATCAATCCCAGTGTAGAAGGGGAGACAACCACACTATATATAGGTCAACTGATCAGGCCGTTTACCAAAGTGACCCGAATTGCCTTTGGTTTACCCATGGGCGGAGACCTAGAATATGCAGATGAAGTCACCCTAGCTAGAGCCTTAGAAGGACGCCGTGAGTTAGAGTAA
- a CDS encoding response regulator, whose translation MASHKILVIDDSTVIRKRVKEMLPPGFEVLEAKDGVEGINLIYQEEPNFIMLDFILPKMSGLEIFEKLQIEPKLQRIPLVLMSGRKEEVTAKIKEPFKYFSFIEKPFNKKQLTDAIKESMQKAKKRPATPAPAVSAATAESSVASAQEIAQLKAKVAKMQKEIDALKKQLGQLVTFIKQKLK comes from the coding sequence GTGGCAAGTCATAAAATCCTGGTAATCGATGATAGTACGGTAATCCGCAAGCGTGTCAAAGAGATGTTACCTCCGGGTTTTGAAGTCCTCGAAGCTAAAGATGGGGTGGAGGGAATTAATTTAATTTACCAGGAAGAACCTAACTTTATCATGTTAGATTTTATCCTGCCAAAAATGAGTGGATTGGAGATTTTTGAGAAACTTCAAATTGAGCCTAAATTACAAAGAATTCCTCTGGTATTAATGTCAGGACGAAAAGAAGAGGTAACTGCTAAAATCAAAGAACCTTTTAAGTATTTTTCCTTTATTGAAAAGCCTTTTAATAAAAAGCAGCTGACGGATGCTATCAAAGAATCTATGCAAAAGGCTAAGAAGCGACCAGCAACTCCTGCACCAGCAGTTAGTGCAGCTACCGCTGAGTCGTCAGTCGCATCAGCTCAAGAAATTGCACAGTTGAAGGCAAAGGTTGCCAAAATGCAGAAGGAAATTGATGCCTTAAAGAAACAGTTAGGTCAGCTGGTGACGTTTATTAAGCAAAAGTTGAAGTAG
- the ltrA gene encoding group II intron reverse transcriptase/maturase, translating into MNKSKARGFAPQSEWNRVDWRKLERTVFKLQKRIYRASQRGDVPVVRRLQKTLMKSWSAKMLAVRKVTQQNKGKKTAGIDGKKALTNKQRLALAANLKLYKKPQPTRRVWINKPGRKEKRPLGIPTIYDRALQALTKQALEPEWEAHFEPNSYGFRQGRSCHDAIEAIFSSINRMPKWVLDADISKCFDKINHQVLLSKLNTYPSMRRLIKGWLKAGVIDEGTFSPTNEGTPQGGIISPLLANIALHGMEERIKDYAENLSPALGGYRKGDRRKSLSLIRYADDFVIMHKSKEVVEECQRIINEWLKNIGLELKPSKTKLVHTSTGFDFLEFNIRQYPVGKNHSKQGFKTLIKPSKKKVKEHWEQLSKVIDRHKAAPQDALIEHLKPIIRGWCNYNRSVVSKETFSDMDYLIWNKLQRWGYRRHPNKSKTWVNKKYWGTKVDEPKKPWQAPKVDNWVFMTNEDNFLPKHAKTKIVRHTKVKESRSPFDGDLVYWSNRMQKHPEMSSQKGKLIKRQKGKCTHCGLTFRDKDLLETHHITPRAHGGSDQLKNLELLHLHCHDAKHRTRVTTKCQESHTDSSELDNNPF; encoded by the coding sequence ATGAACAAGTCTAAAGCTCGGGGGTTCGCCCCACAGTCGGAATGGAATCGGGTCGATTGGCGAAAGCTAGAAAGAACCGTATTTAAGTTGCAAAAACGAATATATCGAGCCTCTCAACGTGGTGATGTTCCCGTGGTTAGAAGGTTACAAAAAACTCTGATGAAGTCCTGGTCTGCAAAAATGCTAGCGGTAAGAAAGGTAACTCAACAGAATAAAGGCAAAAAGACTGCCGGAATAGACGGGAAGAAAGCTTTAACCAATAAGCAACGACTCGCCTTAGCAGCCAACCTCAAACTGTACAAGAAACCTCAACCAACCCGCAGAGTTTGGATAAATAAACCCGGTCGTAAAGAAAAGCGTCCTTTAGGGATACCTACTATCTACGACAGGGCACTTCAAGCTCTTACCAAACAGGCATTAGAACCTGAATGGGAAGCACACTTTGAACCTAACTCATACGGTTTCAGACAAGGAAGGTCATGTCATGATGCTATCGAAGCCATATTCAGCAGCATTAATAGAATGCCTAAATGGGTACTAGACGCTGATATCTCCAAATGCTTTGATAAAATCAACCACCAAGTCCTTCTCTCAAAATTAAATACCTATCCATCTATGAGGCGATTAATCAAAGGATGGTTAAAAGCCGGAGTAATAGATGAAGGAACATTCTCCCCTACAAATGAGGGTACTCCTCAAGGTGGTATTATTTCACCACTTTTAGCGAACATAGCCCTTCACGGAATGGAAGAACGGATAAAAGACTACGCCGAAAACCTATCCCCTGCTTTAGGAGGATACAGAAAAGGAGATAGAAGAAAAAGTCTAAGCCTGATTCGATATGCAGACGATTTCGTCATTATGCATAAATCCAAAGAAGTGGTAGAAGAATGTCAGAGAATAATTAATGAATGGTTGAAAAACATCGGCCTAGAATTAAAACCAAGCAAAACAAAACTAGTTCACACCTCCACAGGATTTGACTTTTTAGAATTTAACATCCGTCAATACCCAGTAGGCAAGAACCATTCTAAGCAAGGTTTTAAAACTCTCATCAAACCATCTAAGAAGAAAGTGAAAGAACATTGGGAGCAGCTATCAAAAGTCATAGACAGACACAAAGCTGCTCCCCAGGATGCTCTAATAGAACATCTCAAACCCATTATAAGAGGATGGTGTAACTATAACCGCAGTGTGGTTAGTAAAGAAACCTTCTCAGATATGGACTACTTAATCTGGAACAAACTTCAAAGATGGGGATACAGGAGACACCCAAATAAATCAAAAACCTGGGTAAACAAAAAGTACTGGGGGACTAAGGTTGATGAACCAAAGAAACCATGGCAAGCACCAAAAGTAGACAACTGGGTATTCATGACTAACGAGGATAATTTTCTCCCTAAACATGCCAAAACAAAAATAGTAAGGCACACAAAAGTCAAAGAATCCAGAAGTCCCTTCGATGGTGACTTAGTGTACTGGAGCAACCGTATGCAAAAACATCCTGAAATGTCTAGTCAAAAAGGTAAACTCATCAAAAGACAAAAAGGAAAATGCACCCACTGCGGTCTCACATTCAGGGATAAAGATTTACTGGAAACACACCACATAACACCACGCGCACATGGTGGAAGCGACCAACTCAAAAACCTTGAGTTACTCCATCTACACTGCCACGATGCAAAACACAGAACCAGAGTTACCACAAAGTGTCAAGAGTCACATACAGACTCCTCTGAGCTAGATAACAATCCGTTTTAG
- a CDS encoding phosphoenolpyruvate carboxylase → MSFFPSPSNQDSTFPATSDLFLRHRLKIVEDLWESVLLSECGQELVDLLKQLRELCSPEGQATEDPQSSVADLIQQLDLNEAIRASRAFALYFQLINIVEQHYEQRNQQLSRRRSYRRSTEPELTPFSEGILTKNGNSSFSTVTTVEKEVEIGNEGTQPGGAVSNVIEKSHQENQGSERKLGLLDWLFPHLHKQNVPPGQIQRLIDNLDIRLVFTAHPTEIVRRTIRGKQRRMAKILEQLDQAEQTYGTLGITSSWEVTECSQKLMEEIRLWWRTDELHQFKPGVLDEVDYTLHYFHEVLFDTIPQLYSRFKQALKGSFPWLNPPAKNFCHFGSWVGSDRDGNPFVTPQITWQTACYQRDLVLGKYINEVSHLTELLSLSLHWCDVLPELLDSLEQDRSQLPEVYEQLAIRYRQEPYRLKLTYVKQKLENTRERNQQLANGMPVPDEMANGKSWSFYRSGEEFLAELKLIESNLVETGLNCRELDNLICQVEIYGFYLAHLDIRQESSRHSEALSEIAEYLQVLPKPYNLLSESEACLWLTAELRTRRPLIPTELPFSEKTCETIETFRMVRQLQQEFGPQICQTYIISMSHTASDLLEVLLLAKEAGLYDPATGQGTIRVVPLFETVEDLKRAPAVMKSLFELPLYRASLAGGYQQWQVSPNNRQLNNLPYSNAKAEQSNNPGLKAVGHAARTATLREQALTSPNLQEVMLGYSDSNKDSGFLSSNWEIHKAQKALEHVAQEYGIVLRIFHGRGGSVGRGGGPSYEAILAQPGRSINGRIKITEQGEVLASRYSLPGLALYHLETIATAVIQASLLNNGFDDIQPWNEIMEELAQTSRTHYRALIHEQPDLVDFFHQVTPIQEISQLQISSRPARRKSGKKDLSSLRAIPWVFSWTQSRFLLPSWYGVGTALQSFVDQDPEENINLLRCFYSKWPFFKMVISKVEMTLAKVDLQIAHHYLKELSNPEDLERFEHLFEQIAKEFNLTCNLVLTITGHQTLLDGDPNLQRSVQLRNGTIVPLGFLQVSLLKRLRQHSNQVTLGVVQSRYSKGELLRGALLTINGIAAGMRNTG, encoded by the coding sequence ATGAGTTTTTTCCCATCTCCATCTAATCAAGATTCAACCTTCCCGGCTACCTCTGACCTGTTTCTGCGCCATCGACTTAAAATTGTAGAGGATTTGTGGGAATCTGTTCTCCTATCTGAATGTGGTCAGGAACTCGTTGATTTACTCAAGCAACTGCGGGAATTGTGTTCTCCAGAAGGACAAGCGACTGAAGATCCTCAATCCTCAGTTGCTGATTTAATCCAACAGCTTGACCTTAACGAGGCTATCCGGGCATCACGAGCGTTTGCTCTTTACTTTCAGCTGATCAATATTGTCGAACAACATTATGAACAGCGAAATCAACAACTCTCAAGACGCCGTTCCTACCGAAGAAGCACTGAACCCGAGTTAACCCCCTTCAGCGAAGGTATTTTAACAAAAAATGGTAATTCGTCTTTCTCAACTGTGACAACAGTTGAGAAAGAGGTGGAAATAGGCAATGAGGGGACTCAACCAGGGGGTGCCGTTAGCAATGTTATCGAAAAGAGCCACCAAGAAAACCAAGGATCCGAAAGAAAATTAGGACTGCTAGATTGGCTATTTCCCCACTTGCACAAGCAGAATGTTCCACCTGGTCAAATTCAGAGGCTGATTGACAATCTTGATATTCGCTTGGTTTTCACTGCTCACCCCACAGAAATCGTCCGTCGTACCATTCGGGGTAAACAGCGACGGATGGCTAAGATTCTGGAACAATTAGACCAAGCGGAGCAAACCTATGGTACCTTGGGAATCACTTCCTCCTGGGAGGTGACTGAATGTAGCCAAAAGCTTATGGAAGAAATTCGCCTCTGGTGGCGCACGGATGAGCTACATCAGTTTAAGCCGGGAGTACTTGATGAGGTAGATTACACTCTTCACTACTTCCACGAAGTACTGTTTGATACTATACCCCAATTGTATAGTCGCTTCAAGCAAGCGTTGAAGGGTTCATTCCCCTGGCTGAACCCACCAGCTAAGAACTTCTGTCATTTTGGCTCTTGGGTGGGCTCAGACCGGGATGGTAATCCTTTTGTGACTCCCCAAATTACCTGGCAAACTGCCTGCTATCAACGAGATTTGGTGCTGGGTAAATATATAAATGAAGTTAGCCATCTAACCGAATTATTGAGTCTGTCGTTGCACTGGTGTGATGTGCTACCGGAACTGTTGGACTCTCTAGAACAAGACCGCTCTCAATTGCCAGAGGTTTACGAACAGCTGGCCATTCGCTATCGGCAAGAACCCTATCGACTTAAACTGACCTACGTTAAGCAAAAACTGGAAAATACCCGTGAGCGAAACCAACAGCTTGCCAATGGTATGCCTGTACCAGATGAGATGGCTAATGGTAAAAGCTGGAGTTTTTACCGCTCTGGAGAAGAATTCTTGGCAGAACTAAAGCTGATTGAGAGTAATCTGGTGGAAACTGGGTTGAACTGTCGTGAGTTAGACAATTTAATCTGTCAGGTGGAAATTTATGGCTTTTACCTAGCTCACCTAGATATTCGCCAGGAAAGTTCTCGCCACTCAGAAGCCCTCAGTGAAATTGCTGAGTACCTGCAAGTTTTGCCTAAGCCCTACAACTTGCTATCGGAATCCGAAGCATGCTTGTGGTTAACCGCTGAGTTGCGAACCCGACGTCCATTAATCCCAACAGAACTGCCATTTTCGGAAAAAACCTGCGAGACTATCGAAACCTTCCGGATGGTGCGGCAGCTGCAACAAGAGTTTGGTCCCCAAATCTGCCAAACCTACATCATCAGCATGAGTCATACGGCCAGCGATTTGTTAGAAGTCCTCTTGTTGGCGAAGGAAGCTGGTTTGTATGACCCGGCCACTGGTCAGGGAACCATTCGCGTGGTGCCACTGTTTGAAACAGTGGAAGACCTTAAGCGTGCTCCAGCAGTGATGAAATCCCTGTTTGAGCTACCCTTGTATCGTGCTAGTTTGGCTGGTGGATATCAACAGTGGCAGGTTAGCCCAAATAACCGTCAACTAAATAACCTACCCTACTCGAACGCCAAAGCTGAACAATCAAATAACCCTGGCCTTAAGGCCGTAGGCCACGCTGCGCGAACGGCCACGCTACGGGAACAAGCTTTAACCTCTCCTAACTTACAAGAGGTAATGCTCGGCTACTCCGACAGTAACAAAGATTCTGGGTTCCTCAGTAGCAACTGGGAAATCCACAAAGCTCAGAAAGCCTTAGAGCACGTGGCCCAAGAGTACGGTATTGTTTTACGGATCTTCCATGGTCGTGGTGGTTCAGTGGGTCGTGGTGGTGGCCCATCTTATGAAGCTATCCTGGCGCAACCGGGTCGCAGTATCAATGGCCGAATCAAAATTACCGAACAGGGGGAAGTCCTTGCTTCTAGGTACTCTCTTCCAGGACTAGCGCTCTATCATCTCGAAACAATAGCGACAGCAGTGATTCAAGCTAGCTTACTCAATAATGGCTTTGATGATATCCAGCCCTGGAATGAAATTATGGAGGAGTTAGCTCAGACCTCCCGTACCCATTACCGAGCTCTGATTCACGAGCAACCAGATCTGGTAGATTTCTTCCATCAAGTGACACCGATTCAAGAAATTAGCCAGTTGCAAATTAGTTCTCGACCTGCACGGCGTAAATCAGGGAAGAAGGATTTAAGCAGTCTGCGGGCAATTCCTTGGGTCTTTAGCTGGACTCAAAGCCGCTTCTTGCTACCGAGCTGGTACGGTGTTGGCACTGCACTACAAAGCTTTGTCGATCAGGATCCAGAGGAGAATATCAACCTATTGCGCTGTTTCTACTCAAAATGGCCCTTCTTCAAAATGGTTATTTCCAAAGTAGAGATGACCTTAGCCAAGGTGGATTTACAAATTGCTCACCACTATCTCAAGGAACTTTCAAACCCTGAAGACCTGGAACGCTTCGAGCATTTGTTTGAGCAAATTGCTAAGGAATTTAACCTTACCTGCAATTTAGTCCTGACGATCACAGGACACCAAACACTGCTAGATGGCGACCCAAATTTACAACGGTCTGTACAGTTGCGTAATGGTACCATCGTTCCCTTAGGATTTTTACAGGTATCTTTGCTCAAACGCCTGCGTCAACATAGCAACCAGGTAACATTGGGTGTGGTTCAATCCCGGTATAGTAAGGGAGAGTTACTACGAGGAGCCTTATTGACGATCAACGGTATTGCTGCTGGCATGCGTAATACTGGCTGA
- a CDS encoding 4'-phosphopantetheinyl transferase family protein, translated as MTPVWLLPPTDLQLFNHDVHLWRAQLELSGVLIEKLATTLSEDEHQRAERFYFERDRKHFIAGRGLLRQILGRYLGMNPRQVEFCYGKRGKPALKETSGGRRLRFNVSHSHGLILYAITREQRIGVDLEYLRPMPDAEQLAQRFFSPQEYAVICSVSQEQKHKAFFQGWTSKEAYLKAIGEGLAGLEQVEVSVNPAEPTALLSINKDPQAVYPWSIAGLTPAPGYFASLVVERKDWQLSCFDYTEQSVPGWGVG; from the coding sequence ATGACCCCAGTGTGGCTACTTCCCCCAACAGATTTGCAACTATTTAACCATGATGTCCATCTCTGGCGTGCGCAGTTGGAGCTGAGTGGAGTATTGATTGAGAAATTGGCAACCACTCTTTCTGAGGACGAGCACCAAAGAGCTGAGCGATTTTACTTTGAGCGGGATCGGAAGCATTTTATAGCAGGTCGGGGTCTTCTGCGCCAAATCTTGGGTCGCTATTTGGGCATGAACCCACGCCAAGTGGAGTTTTGTTATGGAAAGCGTGGTAAGCCAGCACTCAAGGAAACCTCTGGGGGCAGAAGACTCCGTTTTAATGTATCTCACTCTCATGGACTAATTCTGTATGCTATTACCCGAGAGCAGCGCATTGGCGTTGACCTAGAATATCTGCGACCAATGCCAGATGCTGAGCAACTCGCTCAACGTTTCTTTTCCCCCCAAGAGTATGCCGTGATTTGTTCTGTGTCTCAAGAGCAAAAGCACAAGGCATTTTTCCAGGGATGGACGAGTAAGGAAGCCTATCTCAAAGCTATTGGTGAAGGACTAGCTGGCTTGGAACAGGTCGAAGTTTCTGTAAATCCAGCTGAACCGACTGCCTTGCTGAGCATCAACAAAGACCCTCAGGCAGTTTACCCTTGGTCTATCGCTGGTTTAACGCCTGCGCCTGGTTACTTTGCCTCGTTGGTTGTCGAAAGAAAAGATTGGCAGTTAAGTTGTTTTGATTACACCGAGCAATCAGTCCCTGGTTGGGGTGTGGGCTGA